The genomic region CGGGGGCGTCGCGGAGGAGCACGGCCTGCACCCCGACGCGGTCTCCTTCGTCGACCAGCGCGAGGACGCGGGCTGGGTCCACCCCGAGGCGGAGGCGACCGACAAGACCTGCCGACTGGTCAACGCCCACCGTGCCGGCCTCGAGGAGGAGGCGATCGCCCGCACGAGAACGCGGGAGGCCGGAAAGCGCGTGGCGGTCGTCGGCGACGCGGAGGCCGCCGCCACCCTGAGCGAGGACGCCGAGGTGACGCTGATCGCGAACGGCGAGGAGTTCGCCGGGGTAGACGGCTTGGATGACGTGACCATCGAGCGCGGGCGGGTCACGGGCGTCGCCGGCGAGTTCGGCGAGTTTTCAATCGGGCTCGAGGCCCGCGTAACGGAGGACTGCATCTCGTGTATGAAGTGCGTCCACGAGGGTCCCGATGGGATGATCACGCGCCGCCCGGTCGACATCGACCCCGACGCACCCGATGGGGAGTGGACCGAGGTCTGCCCGACCGACGCCATCGAGATGGACGGCGTCAAAAGGGAGGTAGAGGTCGATCAGGTGATCCACCCCGGCGGCGATCCCAAAGCGAGGGGCGGACGGATCGGCTACTACACCGACGCCGGGCCGGCGACGATGGCCGCCGCAGAGAGCCTTCTCGGAGGCATCACGAAGCCCGACTTCCTCGACTTCGAGATGGACGTCTGTGCCTCCGGCGAGTCGAACCAGGAGGGCTGTCGGGCCTGCTACGACGCCTGCCCCCACGACGCGGTCGCGAAACCCCGGCCCGACGAGGTAGAGATCGATCCGATCGCGTGTCGGAACTGCGGGGCCTGCACCAGCGCCTGTCCGACCGGCGCGGTGAGCCTGCGCGAGCCCTCGAACGAACGCATCGCCCGCGAGGTGGAGGCGCTGCTCTCGACGGGGGCGGATCAGGGCGGCTGGCTCTCGCGGGGCTCGGCGGGGATCGAGAACCCGATAATCGCCTTCGTCTGCGGCGAGCGCGCCGACGACGCCCTCTCGGAGTACGGCAAACGCGCCGCCGCAGGTGAAGAAATCGAGTACCCCCCGATCCTGCCCGTGGGCGTGAACTGCGCGGACACCGTGGGCGAATCGCACGTCGCTCACGCGCTGGCCTGCGGCGCGGCGGGCGTCGCGGTCCTCGGATGCGGATGTGACTGCCGACACTCCGGACCCGACCCCAAGGAGGACCTCGTCGAGCGGCTCAATCGGGCGACGCGGGATCTCGGACTCGGCGAGCGCGTGGGCTTCTTCGCGCCCGAGGCCGGCGACCCCGAGGGGTTCGTCGAGTCGCTCTCGGCGTTCGAGGACTCCCTCGAACCCTCGCCGGTGCCGGAGGGCGACCACCGCGCAGACGGCACCCTGCTCCACAGCGAGCACGAGAACCCCGAGTTCTACAACCACGGCTGGACCCTCGAGAGCGTGCGGGCGATCCTCGCTTACGCCGAACCCGAACGCGAGGTGATTCGTGGACTAGAGGACTTCGGTCGGATGGAGGTCTCGGACGCGTGTACGCTCACCCCCACGTGTTCGAACCTCTGTCCGACCGACGCCATTCGGCGGACCGACACGGGCCTCGAGTTCAACCACGAGAAGTGCGTCAACTGCGGGCTCTGCGAGGAGGGCTGTCCCGAGAGCGCGATCACGATGAGAGATGGGTTAGACCTCTCGTTGTTGCCGGAGAACCGCGCCGAGGAAACCGAGGAAGGCGAAGATCCCGCCTGGACCCGGACGTTCGAGGGCGAGATGCTCGAGTGTGTTCGGTGTGGCGACCCCTTCACGAGCGAGCGCTCGGCGGCGAAGATCGAGGAGGAGGTCGGCGACCTCGTGGCGGGGCTGGCCCCGAGCGCCGAGGGGAGCGTCTTCGAGTACTGTCCGGACTGCCGGGCCTTCCTGCTGTATGACCGGGGGAACTAGCATGAGCGACGAGGAGATCTACGCCGCCCGGCTCGAACTGGTCGACTTCCTGATCGAGGCGCTGTGGGACACTCCGAGCGAGGAGTTCGTCGGAACCCTGCTGTCGGGCGAGATCAGGGTTCCAGAAAGCGTCGGCGAGGATCTGGATGCGGGCTTCGAGAGACTGCGGACCTTCATCGAGGAAAACGAGGGTCGCGACGCGGAGGTGGTCCACCGGGAGTTGAACCGCGAGTACACCCGCGTGTTCGTCGGCCCGCGACCCCCCGTGATGGCCCACGAGAGCTACTACCGCGAGGAGATGGACTTCCTGGGGAAGGGAAAGGCCGAGGTCGAGGCGAGTTACGCCGCGGCGGGCTGGAACCCCCCCGAGGACTACCCCGAGGAGGCGGACTTCCTCGCCGTGGAACTCGCCTTCCTCCGGCACCTGATCGAGCGCCAGCGCCGCGGCGCGGCGGAGGCGTTCGGCTACGAGCGGGTCTTCCTCGAGGAGCACATGGCCCACTGGATCGACGACTGTGCGGGCGATATCGTCGAGTACGCCGACGGCGCGTTCTACGAGGCGGTCGGCCGCCTCCTCTCGGGCGTCGTCGCCTTCGAGTACGAACTCGCGGGCCAGATGGCCTGAAGGCACAACGTTTTTGTCGTGACACACGCTCCCAATCGAGTATGGCGCTCAAGACCGCGCTCGAGCACAACCCCGTGCTCACGATCGGCTTCCTGCTGTTCGGCGGGTGGCTCGCGCTCACGACGCTGAACGTCGCCTCGAGCATGGGGTCCGTGACCGGCGCCGAGTGGATCGGCCACTCGGGACCCGGCGGAGTAGTGGGGCTCGCGGTGCTGTTCGTCCTCGGCGTGCTGCTGGTCTATCTCTACGCCGAACTCGCCGAATCCGACCCCGCACCCGAGAGCTTCCCCCCCGATCGCTGATGGTCGAAGAGAGTCTCGAAACGATCGAGATCGAGCCGAGCGAGCGATTTCTCGAGGCCGCACGCGAGTGGGGCGAGCGCCGAATGCTCGAGGAGGAGGATGCGATCCACACGAAGGCCGAACAGGCGCTCCTGGAGATCGAACACCTCGTCTCCGGCCGAACGGAGGTCGAGTTCGTCGTCGAGGGCGAAACGATTCGGTACGAACCGAGCGAGGACCTCGCGGCGTTTCTGGACGAGCAGGCCGCCGCCGCGGGGATCGATCGGGAAACGGTCCTCGAACTGTACGTGAACCTCTTTTCGCGGGTCTTCCTCGACGGGTAGGGACAGGGTATAAGCCGGTCGAGCGGTACTGTCGAGGTATGAGCCACGAGATCGAGAAGACCGACCTGAAGACCCGACCGGCGATCGAGGAGATCGACGGCCACGCGACGTGGTCGCACACCGGTCCGCACGTCATCAACACCGGCGTCGTCGACGGCGAGGTCTCGTTCGACCTCGATCCCGAGGACCGCAGGGACAAGGACGACTAATCGAGTTCCCAACCGGCCTTCTCCGCGGCGAGTTCGATCGGGACGAACTCCCAACCGGCCTCCTCCGCGATCCATTCCTCGCCCTCGCAGCCGAGCACGACCATCCGCTCGGCGAAGAACATCGACATCTCCGTGATCTCCGCGAGGCGTTCCCCCGGTCCCGTTCCGGTGCCGTTGAAGAAGTCGGCGTCTACGCCGTGGGAGCGCTGGAAGGCGTTGATGACGTGGGCGTCGACCTCGCCGACGATGCCGATCCAGTCGGCGAACGTCGCGCCCGCGAAGACGAGCCCCGGGTCCGCGAGGCGTTTGGCCGCCTCGTAGGTGAGTGCCATCGTCATGTCGTCGGCCCCGCCGCCGTGGGGCCCCGAGGCCTCCTCGGGGACGCCGCCCGTCTCCCGACCTTCGGCCGCCTCGCGCGCCGAGGTGCCGCCCGCCCCGCCCCGCGTCTCGGGGAGCCCGACCGGCTTGTCCCGGTTCTCGTGGGGGACGTGGGGTGTTGTCTCTCCGGGATCGGGCGTCGGTTCCGGGCCGGACCTCGGTTCCGAATCGGTCGCCGTCCCGTCGGTACCGAGCGTCTCGTTCTCCTCCTCGAAATCGCCCTCGCCACGCCAGAACCAGTCGCCGCGGTTCGGGTGGGGTTCGTCCTCCGATTCGGTCTCGATCTCGTCGAGGTCGATGCTGTCGGTCATTGCGTGTCGAGTTCGGCGAGGTCCAGTCGGTCGAGCGTCTCGGCGGTGGGTCGACCCTGCTCGTCCCACCCGCGGGCGGCGTAGTAGCGATCGAGCAGTCTCGAGAACTCCCCGGGGTCGATCGCCTCGTCCGCCGTCGAGGGTCGGGTGAGCGCCTCGGGCACCCGGTCGGCCCCCCTGTCGAACCCCTCGCGGACGTTGAACAGGCGGGTGAGCGTCCAGACGCGCTCGCCGAGGGTCGCGAGGTCAGTGGACGAGAGGTCGTAGCCCAGTTCCGAGAGCCACGCCGCGCCCAGGTCGGCGAACGACTCGCCGACGAAGTCGTCGACGATCAGGCTCCAGAGGGCGGCTCGGCGGTCCTGTTCGGCGATCACCCGCCGGACGCGCTCCTCGTCGGTCCAGGTACTGAAGGGTTCGTCCTCGATGGGGCGGGCCCGTCGGTGACAGCCCCCGCGGTCGCTCGTGGCGTAGGCCAGCGCCATCGAGCGCGCGCCCCGCGGGTCGTAGGCGGGCAGTTCCATCCCCTTGATCGCGGGGACGAACGCCTCGCCGCCGAACTCCTCGGCAGCGCGCTCGACCCCGTCGGCCAGCGCGTTCCCCAACTCCGTCTCCCGGGCCGCGATCTCCTCGAGCAGGTCGCGGGCGGCCTCGTGGTCGCCGAACGCGAGCGCTCGGTCGATCAGCCCCGCCTCGCTCGCGCGGATCGCCCACGCGACGGCGTTGCCCGCCGAGATCACGTCGATCCCCAGCCGATCACAGCGCGCGCCGAGCGCCGCGACGGCGTCGAACTCGTCGATTCCCAGCCCCGCGCCGAGCGTCATCGGGGTCGCTCCCCGCGGGACGCTCTCGCCTTCCTCGGTGCTGACCTCGAACCCGCCCGGGATCGCGCCCTCGTGTTCGCGGCCCGTCGCGGCGGCACGGGCGGCCTCGATGCCGATCCCCGAGACGCCGTCGAACCGGTTTTCCTGCCAGCCCCGCGTCGCGAGCGCGCCCACCGCGTCGGCGAAGTCGACCGATTCGAGCGTCTCGCTCGCGGCCTGCCAGCGGCCGGTGTCGTCGTCGGCGAAGCGCTCCTCGTAGATCCGCCGGAGATCCGAGCGCTCCTCGGGCACCACCCCGCGGGCGACGACGGCCTTCAGCCGCTTCGCGCCCATCACCGCGCCCGCGCCGCCCCGGCCGGCGTGGTGGTCGCCGCCGTCGGCGGCGATCGTCGCGTAGCTCACCCGGTTCTCGCCCGCCGGACCGATACAGGCGACGTGTCCCTCGAACGCCTCTGCGGTCACGGCGGCGTCGTCGCCCCACGTCTCCGTGGGTTCGAGGGTCGCCTCGCCGTCCTCGATCGTCAGGGACATCGGCTCGTCGGCCCGGCCCGTGACGAGGACTGCGAGACAGTCGTCGAGCGCGCCGGCGAGCGCGCCAGCGAACTCGCCGCCGCTGTAGGAGTCGAGAAACGCCCCCGTCAACGGGGACTTGGTGATCGCGGCGTAGCGCGGTTCGCCTGGGGCACGGCCCGTGAGCGGCCCGACCACGAACAGCAGGGCGTTCTCGGGACCCAGCGGGTCGGTCCCCGGATCGAGTTCCTCGTAGAGGTAGCGCGCGCCCAACCCCTTCCCGCCGACGTACCGCCGGAGCCACCGTTCGGGGATCGGTTCCCGTGAGACCGTCTCGGCGGCGAGATCGATCCGGAGCAGGAAGCGGGCGGGCGGGGCCATCTGTGGAGCCCCTACGGGCTGAGACGTGCATAAACCCTGCCATGGGCGACCCCGCCGGGAAAGGGTTATTCCGTCGGCCCCACCAGTAACCGACATGATCGAACGTGAGGATGTGGACGAGCGCGAGCTCGCCGTGCTCCACGAGTGTCAGCTCGCGATCGAGTACCTCTACCGCGCGTACGGGAACCTGCTGACGTTCCACCACGGGGTCGGCCACGCGATGGACCGCTTCGCGGTCGCCGAGCGGGAACTGCGCGCGCTGGGCCACGACGCGCTGGCCGACGAGTTGCGCGACGAGCACCTGCCGGCGGGGGCGGTCGACGAGGTGTGGACCTACGAGCTCGTCGAGGCGTTCCAGAGCGGGATGCTCTCGGCGGTCACCGCCTTCGAGCGCGACGTCCGCGAGGAACTCGCCGAGGGCACGCCCCACCTCCACGAGCGACACCAGCAGGCGAGGTGGCGCGAGCGCTCTCGAAAGGACCGGTAGGAACGCCCGGGGCAGGGACTTTATCGGAGGCTGGGAGGTGTATCGGTATGGACCGCGAAAACTGACTCACCGTGTCCTGCCCACCTGGCAGACGTACTCGAAGACCGTTCGTTCCGTGTCGACAGGCGCCTCGTTTCGCGGGCCGTGGCCGTCGCCCTCGGAGTCGACGATGTGTGACCGCAGCGCCGCGATCGCCTCTTTTTCTCCTCTCCTCCCCTGCGCGTATCGTTCGATCCTCGATTTCCTACAATAGGGGCAGATCCACTTGAACTCCGTCTCGAGTGCTGGTCCACTCTCGGGGCCGGAAGCGCGTCCCTGTGGCGTCATCATACATCACGGATCTCGTTACAGAACGGTGAATCTGACTTCTGGGTATACAACCCGTTTATGTACCCGACGACTCCCCGTTCAGGGCCGAGAGCGTCCGTCCGAGGATGGCCCGGGTTCCGCGTCGGAGTCGGGAGGCGACCGCCTGCTGGGAGATGCCGAGATCCTCGCCGAGGTCCTCCATCGTCACCTGGCGTGGCGACTCGAAGTACCCCCGTTCGTAGGCCAGTTCCAGTGCCTCCTGTTGGGCGTCCGTGAGGGCCGACTCCGTCGCCGTCTCGACGGGCGTGAGTGCGTGGAGTGCCGTCAGCGTGATCGGGATATCCCGCTCCCGACACAGCCGCACGAATGCAGCGATGTCGTCCCGGGTGTCCCCGCGGATATCGAACGTCCACTGCTCGGTGGTTCCGACCGCCCCGACGAGCGGGACGCCGGTCTCGGTGAGCGACGTGAGGATCCCGACGTACTCCGGCTCCCACTCCACGCGGAGGAGGTACTCGTCCTCGACGCTGTCGATCAGGCGGAGATCCTTCACCCCGGGGTGCGCTGAGAACGCTTCCTGGATGTTGTCCGTGGCGACACCCCGGACCCAGAAATAGGGGATCACCACGTCCACGCCGGGGACGATCCGTTCGATCTCGACCTCCACGCCCGGGAGCGCTTCGAACACGGTTCCGAGCGGAAACGCCTCGGATGGGACGGTAACCGTCGCCTCGGTGGCCATACTCGCTCGGTGGTTCGCCCCGCGCTTTAAGTCTATCCTGGATCCGGCCCGCTTGCCGTGAGAATCGATGGGTGCGTGAGGGGACGGGGGATATTTGCTGGTCGATCCGTCGGAACTGCTCGCTACCGGTGACTCGTGAGACACGACCGGCGACGAGAATCCGAGGGTGTGACGAACCGAAAACCGACCCTCAGTCCCAGTCGTCCTCGACGCTCTCCTCGCCATCGCCGCGCGCCCAGAGCGCGAGCGCGATGAGGGCGACCACGAGCACGAACGCGACCTTCATGCCCGGTCCGCGCCCCGAGTCCTCGTCCGCGGCCTCCGCTTCCGTTGCCTCGTCGACCTCGGGTTCCTCCCCGTCTTCCTCGGCGTCCACGTCGTCGCCGACGACGCTCTCGACGAAGGACTCGGCCTCCGCCTCGCCCGCGTCCTCCGCGTCGGCCTCGGTCGCCTCCTCGTCCTCGGAGCGGAGCCGTTTGAGGACGCCCGCGATCGTCGTCACCGCGGTGAGGATCGTGCTGACGGTCTTCAGCGTGTCGCCGAGGCCGTCGTCGGGGGTCTCGGACCCGGTCTGGGGGTCGCTCTCGACGTCGCTGTCCGTCGGTTCGGCGGTCTCGTCTGCGCGTGGCTGGTCGTCGCCGGTGCTGATCAGCGACGGGTGGTCGACGGTGATCTCGATCAGTGCCATACTCCTACCCACAGCGGTCACGTTCTTAAAAGTGCAGGCGGTCCGGCCGAGCCGTAACCCTCACGCCCGCCGGGTGCCTCGACCGGGTATGAGCAACTCGCGGGAGGCCGCCGGAGCCGAACCCGAGGACGAACCCGCGCTCCCGATCAACGAACTGTTCTACTCGCTGCAGGGCGAGGGGCGCTTGGCGGGCACCCCCTCGACGTTCGTGCGCACGAGCGGCTGTAACCTCCGGTGTTGGTTCTGCGACTCGTATCACACCTCGTGGGAACCCTCGGGCGACTGGATGGGGGTCGAGGCGATCGTCGGGAAGGTCGACGAGCGCGGCGCGGACCACGTCGTCCTCACCGGGGGGGAGCCGCTGATCCACGACGCGAGTGAAGTCCTACTGGAACGGCTCGCCGAGCGGGGCTACCACACCACCGTCGAGACCAACGGCACCGTGGTTCCCGACGCGCCCGTGGATCTGGCGAGCGTCAGCCCGAAACTTGAAAGTAGCACGCCCACCCCCGAGCGGGATCCTAAGGGCGACGGCGAGTGGGCCGAACGCCACGAGGATCGACGGATCGACCTCGACACCCTCTCCCGGATCTGCGAGCGCTACGACCACCAGTTGAAGTTCGTCGTCACCGGCCCGGACGATATGGCCGAGATCACGGACCTTCTCACGCGCCTGCGCGAGCGGGTCGCGGTGCGGGACGAGGACGTGCTGTTGATGCCCGAGGGCGCGACCCGCGAGCGGCTGGACGAGACCCGCAACGCGGTCGCCCAGTTGGCGATGGAGTACGGGTTTCGCTACACCCCCCGATTGCACGTCGACCTCTGGAACGACGCGCCGGGGACGTGATCAGTCGTTCGCGCGCCGCTTGGCGAACTCCCACGCCGCCAGAACGGCGTACACGGCGCCGATGAACCGCACGCGGTCGGTGAATCGGTCGTGCCACTCGACCTCGTCCGGTCGCTCGTAGAGAAGCGCGGCGGCGACCTCGCGGTAGAGTTCCGGGAACAGGACGAGGACGGCACCGAACGCCCCCGTGAGGTCCATCATCCGGCCGTACGCCCGCCCGCCGACCAGACTCGCCACGGCCACGAGGAGACCCTCCGCCCGTATCCCCGACCCGATCCCCGACCGCCGCCGGTACTCCGCGGGGTGCTCGACGGCGGCCGCTTCGAAGACGGCGATCGTTTCGTCCGGAAACAGCGCCGTCAGGACGCCGACGAGACCGACGATCGCCCGTATCATGCGTGGTCGCTACGACCGCCGTCGACGTAATCCTATGCGGGATTCGCTTCCGAGGAGTCTATCCATACCCAACACCTCCACCCGTTCATGAGCGAAGCCGTCGTCCTCCTCTCGGGGGGCATGGACAGCGCGACCGCCGCCTACGAGGCGAAGGAGAGAGGCTACGGGATCGCGGCGCTGCACACCTCCTACGGCCAGCGCACCGAGGGAAAGGAGTACGAGTGTGCCCACTGGCTCGCCGACGATCTCAACGCCACTGACTTCCTGCACGTCGAGACCGACCACCTCCGAGCGATCGGCGGGTCGAGCCTGACCGACGACGACCGCGAGATCGGCGACGCCACGGGGAGCGACGAGATCCCCGACACCTACGTCCCGTTCAGGAACGCGAACCTGCTCTCGATGGCGGTCTCCTACGCCGAGGCCCGGGGCGCCGAGGCCGTGTTCATCGGCGCGCACTCGGAGGACTTCGCGGGCTATCCGGACTGTCGGCCCGCCTTCTTCGAGGCGTTCCAGACCGTCGTCGATACGGGAACGAAACCAGGTACAGAGGTCGCGATCGAGGCGCCCTACGTCGAGTGGAGCAAGACCGAGATCGCCGAACGCGGGCTCGAACTCGGGGTGCCCTACGAGCACACCTGGAGCTGTTATCGAACGGAGGAACCGGCCTGCGGGACGTGTGACTCGTGTACCTACCGGCGGGAGGCGTTCGAGCGCGCGGGAAGCGAGGATCCGATTCCCTACGCACAGCGGTCGTAGACGGCCTCGATCCGGTCGTGGAGGCGCTCCCACTCGCCGCCCTCGCGGGCGAACAGCGCGAGCGCCCCGCCCATGCCGACGCCCTCCTTGGCCTCGCCCGCCAGATAGCGCTCCATGGCGACGTGCGTCTCGGAAAACCGGGGATCGGTGACGGTGAGCGAGCACTCGAGCGCCCGCGCGCGCTCGCGGATCGCGGGCGTGTCATGCGCGACGAACGAGGTCGTCGCCAGCGCCAGCGGGGCGTCGATCCCGAGACCGCGAACGCAGGCGGCCGCCGCGAGCAGTTGGGTGCCGCCCGCGAGCGTCACCCGGGCGTCGGTCCCGACCGTCCCGGCGACGAGGCCGACGACGCCCGCGAGGACGGGATCGCCGACCGCCTCGATCGCCGCCAGCGGATCGCTCGTGCCCCCGTCGAGGCCGCTCGCGGCCAGCCCCTCGCGGACGACCCGGCGTTTCAGCGCCACGGGGTTGTCGGGAAGCGACGAGGAGACGCCCCAGTCCTCCCCGAGCGCGCGGAGCACGGCCATCGCGGTGGTCGTCCCCCCGGGGATCGTCTCGCCGATCCAGAGCTCCTCGTCCGGGAGGCGCGATCCGAACTCGCGGGCGCGTTCGAAGACCCGCCGGGCGTTCGGGACGGCGGCCCCCTCGCGGACGTCCCCGCCCGGTCGATCGCCGACCGAGACGGTCGGGGCGGCGGTCGCGGCGGCCATGCCCGCGTCGACGATCAGGGGGTCGAACCCGAGACGCTCGCGGGCCGCCCGGGTGACGATCGCGGGCGTCGGACAGCCGGTCGGGCTCACGGGCGTGATCGACCCCGCCGGACGGCCGTAGACGAGGATCTCGGCGTCTGCGGCCGGCGTCCGGGCCATCAGGTCGGGGCTCGCGCCCGCCGCGCTGATCCCCTCGATCCCCGCGGTGTGGGTCGTCCCGCAGACGACGGCGAGGCGCGTCACCGCCGGACCCTCGATTCGAGGAACGTCCGGACCCGTGTCGCGGTCTCGTCCCACGTCGGGTGGCGCTCGTACCGCCGGCGGGCGGCGAGGCTCATCCCGACCAGCCGGTCGCGGTCGCCCGCGAGCCCCGCGATCGCGCGGGCGATGGCCCGCTCGTCGCCCGGATCGACGAGGTGGCCGGTCGTCCCCTCGGTCACGAGGTCGCTCGCCCCGCCCGAGGCGGCCGCGAGCGCGGGCAGTCCGAACGCCATCCCCTCCAGGTAGACGATGCCGAAGCCCTCGTGGGTCGAGGGCACGGCCATGAGGTGGGCCGCTTCGAGCCGCGCGGCGAGGGCGTCGTCGTCGAGCCAGCCCGCAAAGTCGACGCGGTCGGCGAGCCCCTCGCGGCGAACGCGGTCGCGGACCGCGCTCGCGTACTCGGGGTCGTCCGCCCCGCCGACGACGGTGAGGTGCCAGTCGCCCTCGACGCGCGCGAGGCCGCGGACCAGCGCGTCGAGCCCCTTGCGCGGGACGATGTTGCCGACGAAGACGACCTCGAAGGGGTCACGGCGGGCGCGTTCGACGATCTCGGCCTCGGTCGGAAGCCCCTCGAATCGGTCGGCGCCGGGCCACGCGATGATCCCCGGCGCGTCCGTCAGTCGGGCGACCGCCGCCCGTGTGGCCCGGCTGTTGCAGATGACGGCGTCGACCGTCGAGAGGTACGCCCGCTCGAGTTCGCGCGAGAGGCGGCGCTCGATCCCCGAGACCTCGCTCGCCCGGAGGTGGTGGACGATCGAGACGATCGGGTACTCGCGGTCGAGACGGCGATTGAGTCCCACCAACGAGGGGTGACAGAGTTCGTCCTGCAACAGCACGTCGAACGGGCGGTCGAGGTCGCGGACGAGCCGCCGCGAGAGGTTGTGCGCGAGACTGCACGCCCTGCTCGACTCGGGCAGCGAGATCACCTCGACGCGGTCGCCCCGCGCCCCGAGCCCCTCGACGAGCCGGCGGTCGTAGCGATAGCCCCCCGACCGGGGTTCGAGGTCGCCGTAGACGACCAGCCCGACGTTCATAGGGCCCGCTCGTAGGCCGCCCACGCGATCTCGTCCTCGTGGATCGTCACCCGGAGAGTCTCGACCTCGCTAGCGAGGTCGGCGGCCAGCCGGTCTGCGACGATCCGACAGAAGTGCTCGACGCTCGGGTTCAGCCCCGAGAACTCCTCGAGGTCGTTCAGCAGTTCGTCGTGATACCGGGCCTCGACCGCGTCGAGCGCCGCCGTCAGATCGTCGATGTCGAGCAGGTAGCCGTACTCGTTGAGTTCGGGGCCCGCGCATTCGGCGGCGAGTTCGTAGTGATGCGAGTGGACCTCGCCCTCGGGGCCGGGATCAGGCACGGTAAGGAAGTGCTGGGCGACGAAGTCGGTCGAGACGGTGACGGTGTACATGGGCCGGGGTTCGGACCCCGCGAGTAAATAGTTCGGCTCCATCGAGATCCGGATCCGAAGACGGGGCCTACGAGCGGGAAGCCGGGACGCCCGGTCGCCGCCGAGCGGTTCGATCAGTTGTACAGCAGGCGGTGGA from Halalkalicoccus sp. NIPERK01 harbors:
- a CDS encoding glycosyltransferase family 4 protein, with the protein product MNVGLVVYGDLEPRSGGYRYDRRLVEGLGARGDRVEVISLPESSRACSLAHNLSRRLVRDLDRPFDVLLQDELCHPSLVGLNRRLDREYPIVSIVHHLRASEVSGIERRLSRELERAYLSTVDAVICNSRATRAAVARLTDAPGIIAWPGADRFEGLPTEAEIVERARRDPFEVVFVGNIVPRKGLDALVRGLARVEGDWHLTVVGGADDPEYASAVRDRVRREGLADRVDFAGWLDDDALAARLEAAHLMAVPSTHEGFGIVYLEGMAFGLPALAAASGGASDLVTEGTTGHLVDPGDERAIARAIAGLAGDRDRLVGMSLAARRRYERHPTWDETATRVRTFLESRVRR
- a CDS encoding nicotinate-nucleotide--dimethylbenzimidazole phosphoribosyltransferase, coding for MTRLAVVCGTTHTAGIEGISAAGASPDLMARTPAADAEILVYGRPAGSITPVSPTGCPTPAIVTRAARERLGFDPLIVDAGMAAATAAPTVSVGDRPGGDVREGAAVPNARRVFERAREFGSRLPDEELWIGETIPGGTTTAMAVLRALGEDWGVSSSLPDNPVALKRRVVREGLAASGLDGGTSDPLAAIEAVGDPVLAGVVGLVAGTVGTDARVTLAGGTQLLAAAACVRGLGIDAPLALATTSFVAHDTPAIRERARALECSLTVTDPRFSETHVAMERYLAGEAKEGVGMGGALALFAREGGEWERLHDRIEAVYDRCA
- the queC gene encoding 7-cyano-7-deazaguanine synthase QueC codes for the protein MSEAVVLLSGGMDSATAAYEAKERGYGIAALHTSYGQRTEGKEYECAHWLADDLNATDFLHVETDHLRAIGGSSLTDDDREIGDATGSDEIPDTYVPFRNANLLSMAVSYAEARGAEAVFIGAHSEDFAGYPDCRPAFFEAFQTVVDTGTKPGTEVAIEAPYVEWSKTEIAERGLELGVPYEHTWSCYRTEEPACGTCDSCTYRREAFERAGSEDPIPYAQRS
- a CDS encoding molecular chaperone, which translates into the protein MSDEEIYAARLELVDFLIEALWDTPSEEFVGTLLSGEIRVPESVGEDLDAGFERLRTFIEENEGRDAEVVHRELNREYTRVFVGPRPPVMAHESYYREEMDFLGKGKAEVEASYAAAGWNPPEDYPEEADFLAVELAFLRHLIERQRRGAAEAFGYERVFLEEHMAHWIDDCAGDIVEYADGAFYEAVGRLLSGVVAFEYELAGQMA
- a CDS encoding 4Fe-4S dicluster domain-containing protein, with product MKTGAFVCSCAGTCEVDLEAAREGVEGVDVAASSELLCGDGLPAMEQVIEEYDLDQLLVTCPEPGVQEKFGGVAEEHGLHPDAVSFVDQREDAGWVHPEAEATDKTCRLVNAHRAGLEEEAIARTRTREAGKRVAVVGDAEAAATLSEDAEVTLIANGEEFAGVDGLDDVTIERGRVTGVAGEFGEFSIGLEARVTEDCISCMKCVHEGPDGMITRRPVDIDPDAPDGEWTEVCPTDAIEMDGVKREVEVDQVIHPGGDPKARGGRIGYYTDAGPATMAAAESLLGGITKPDFLDFEMDVCASGESNQEGCRACYDACPHDAVAKPRPDEVEIDPIACRNCGACTSACPTGAVSLREPSNERIAREVEALLSTGADQGGWLSRGSAGIENPIIAFVCGERADDALSEYGKRAAAGEEIEYPPILPVGVNCADTVGESHVAHALACGAAGVAVLGCGCDCRHSGPDPKEDLVERLNRATRDLGLGERVGFFAPEAGDPEGFVESLSAFEDSLEPSPVPEGDHRADGTLLHSEHENPEFYNHGWTLESVRAILAYAEPEREVIRGLEDFGRMEVSDACTLTPTCSNLCPTDAIRRTDTGLEFNHEKCVNCGLCEEGCPESAITMRDGLDLSLLPENRAEETEEGEDPAWTRTFEGEMLECVRCGDPFTSERSAAKIEEEVGDLVAGLAPSAEGSVFEYCPDCRAFLLYDRGN
- a CDS encoding 7-carboxy-7-deazaguanine synthase QueE, which produces MSNSREAAGAEPEDEPALPINELFYSLQGEGRLAGTPSTFVRTSGCNLRCWFCDSYHTSWEPSGDWMGVEAIVGKVDERGADHVVLTGGEPLIHDASEVLLERLAERGYHTTVETNGTVVPDAPVDLASVSPKLESSTPTPERDPKGDGEWAERHEDRRIDLDTLSRICERYDHQLKFVVTGPDDMAEITDLLTRLRERVAVRDEDVLLMPEGATRERLDETRNAVAQLAMEYGFRYTPRLHVDLWNDAPGT
- a CDS encoding helix-turn-helix domain-containing protein → MATEATVTVPSEAFPLGTVFEALPGVEVEIERIVPGVDVVIPYFWVRGVATDNIQEAFSAHPGVKDLRLIDSVEDEYLLRVEWEPEYVGILTSLTETGVPLVGAVGTTEQWTFDIRGDTRDDIAAFVRLCRERDIPITLTALHALTPVETATESALTDAQQEALELAYERGYFESPRQVTMEDLGEDLGISQQAVASRLRRGTRAILGRTLSALNGESSGT
- a CDS encoding aldehyde ferredoxin oxidoreductase family protein, whose protein sequence is MAPPARFLLRIDLAAETVSREPIPERWLRRYVGGKGLGARYLYEELDPGTDPLGPENALLFVVGPLTGRAPGEPRYAAITKSPLTGAFLDSYSGGEFAGALAGALDDCLAVLVTGRADEPMSLTIEDGEATLEPTETWGDDAAVTAEAFEGHVACIGPAGENRVSYATIAADGGDHHAGRGGAGAVMGAKRLKAVVARGVVPEERSDLRRIYEERFADDDTGRWQAASETLESVDFADAVGALATRGWQENRFDGVSGIGIEAARAAATGREHEGAIPGGFEVSTEEGESVPRGATPMTLGAGLGIDEFDAVAALGARCDRLGIDVISAGNAVAWAIRASEAGLIDRALAFGDHEAARDLLEEIAARETELGNALADGVERAAEEFGGEAFVPAIKGMELPAYDPRGARSMALAYATSDRGGCHRRARPIEDEPFSTWTDEERVRRVIAEQDRRAALWSLIVDDFVGESFADLGAAWLSELGYDLSSTDLATLGERVWTLTRLFNVREGFDRGADRVPEALTRPSTADEAIDPGEFSRLLDRYYAARGWDEQGRPTAETLDRLDLAELDTQ